One genomic segment of Mus pahari chromosome 4, PAHARI_EIJ_v1.1, whole genome shotgun sequence includes these proteins:
- the Tifa gene encoding TRAF-interacting protein with FHA domain-containing protein A — MSTFEDADTEETVTCLQMTIYHPGQQSGVFKSIRFCSKEKFPSIEVVKFGRNSNMCQYTFQDKQVSRVQFVLQPFKQFNSSVLSFEIKNMSKKTSLMVDNQELGYLNKMDLPYKCMLRFGEYQFLLQKEDGESVESFETQFIMSPRPLLQENTWPTQSPIPEDGVYSSYFTHRSSPSEMDENEL, encoded by the coding sequence ATGTCTACCTTTGAAGACGCTGATACAGAGGAGACGGTCACTTGTCTCCAGATGACCATTTACCATCCTGGCCAGCAAAGTGGGGTATTTAAATCAATAAGGTTTTGcagcaaagagaagtttccttccATTGAAGTAGTGAAATTTGGACGGAATTCCAACATGTGCCAGTATACGTTTCAGGACAAACAGGTTTCCCGAGTTCAGTTTGTTTTACAGCCGTTTAAACAGTTCAACAGCTCCGTTCTCTCGtttgaaattaaaaacatgaGCAAGAAGACCAGTTTGATGGTGGATAACCAGGAGCTCGGCTATCTCAATAAAATGGACCTGCCTTACAAGTGTATGCTCAGGTTTGGAGAATATCAGTTCCTGTTGCAGAAGGAAGACGGAGAGTCGGTGGAATCTTTTGAGACTCAATTTATCATGTCTCCAAGACCTCTCTTGCAAGAAAACACCTGGCCAACACAGAGTCCCATACCAGAGGATGGGGTGTATTCTTCATACTTCACCCACAGAAGTTCTCCTTCAGAAATGGATGAAAACGAACTGTGA
- the Ap1ar gene encoding AP-1 complex-associated regulatory protein isoform X1, producing the protein MGNCCWTQCFGLLRREAGRLQRAGGGSKYFRTCPRGEHLTIEFENLVESDEGESPGSSHRPLTEDEIVDLQERHYDSIAEKQKDVDRKIQRELALQEEKLRLEEEALYAAQREAARAARQRKLLEQEKQRVAQHYHSSRGDYQSAGPEDDFESSLRNMKSQYEVFRSSRLSSDATVLTPNTESSCDLMTKTKSTSGNDDSTSLDLEWEDEEGMNRMLPMRERSKTEEDILRAALKCSSKKGSNPTSASDDSNGLEWENDFVSAEMDDNGNSEYSGFVNPVLELSDSAIKQSDTDQQIR; encoded by the exons ATGGGGAACTGCTGCTGGACGCAATGCTTCGGGCTGCTCCGCCGGGAAGCGGGTCGGCTGCAGCGAGCGGGCGGAGG ATCAAAGTATTTTAGAACATGCCCAAGAGGAGAACACTTGACCATAGAG TTTGAGAATCTTGTGGAGAGTGATGAG GGGGAGAGCCCAGGAAGCAGCCATAG GCCGCTTACTGAAGATGAAATCGTTGACTTACAAGAGAGGCATTATGATTCTATTGCTGAAAAGCAGAAAGATGTGGATAGGAAAATCCAGAGGGAG TTAGCCTTACAAGAGGAGAAGTTAAGACTAGAAGAAGAAGCTTTATACGCTGCCCAGCGTGAAGCAGCCAGGGCAGCAAGGCAGCGGAAGCTCCTGGAG CAAGAAAAGCAGAGAGTTGCGCAGCACTATCATTCCAGCCGTGGAGACTATCAGAG TGCAGGACCAGAAGACGACTTTGAGTCTTCCTTAAGAAACATGAAGTCACAGTATGAAGTTTTTCGGAGTAGta GGCTCTCATCTGACGCCACAGTGTTGACACCAAATACTGAAAGCAGCTGTGACCTAATGACCAAAACCAAATCAACGAGTGGGAATGATGACAGCACCTCCTTAGACCTGGAGTGGGAAGATGAAGAAG GAATGAATAGGATGCTGCCCATGAGGGAGCGCTccaagacagaggaagacatccTGCGGGCAGCACTGAAGTGCAGCAGCAAGAAGGGCAGCAACCCCACGTCCGCCTCGGATGACTCCAACGGGCTGGAGTGGGAGAACGACTTTGTCAGTGCTGAGATGGACGACAACGGCAACTCCGAGTACTCTGGGTTTGTGAACCCTGTGTTAGAATTGTCGGATTCCGCCATCAAGCAGTCTGATACAGACCAGCAGATCCGATAG
- the Ap1ar gene encoding AP-1 complex-associated regulatory protein isoform X2, producing MGNCCWTQCFGLLRREAGRLQRAGGGSKYFRTCPRGEHLTIEFENLVESDEGESPGSSHRPLTEDEIVDLQERHYDSIAEKQKDVDRKIQREQEKQRVAQHYHSSRGDYQSAGPEDDFESSLRNMKSQYEVFRSSRLSSDATVLTPNTESSCDLMTKTKSTSGNDDSTSLDLEWEDEEGMNRMLPMRERSKTEEDILRAALKCSSKKGSNPTSASDDSNGLEWENDFVSAEMDDNGNSEYSGFVNPVLELSDSAIKQSDTDQQIR from the exons ATGGGGAACTGCTGCTGGACGCAATGCTTCGGGCTGCTCCGCCGGGAAGCGGGTCGGCTGCAGCGAGCGGGCGGAGG ATCAAAGTATTTTAGAACATGCCCAAGAGGAGAACACTTGACCATAGAG TTTGAGAATCTTGTGGAGAGTGATGAG GGGGAGAGCCCAGGAAGCAGCCATAG GCCGCTTACTGAAGATGAAATCGTTGACTTACAAGAGAGGCATTATGATTCTATTGCTGAAAAGCAGAAAGATGTGGATAGGAAAATCCAGAGGGAG CAAGAAAAGCAGAGAGTTGCGCAGCACTATCATTCCAGCCGTGGAGACTATCAGAG TGCAGGACCAGAAGACGACTTTGAGTCTTCCTTAAGAAACATGAAGTCACAGTATGAAGTTTTTCGGAGTAGta GGCTCTCATCTGACGCCACAGTGTTGACACCAAATACTGAAAGCAGCTGTGACCTAATGACCAAAACCAAATCAACGAGTGGGAATGATGACAGCACCTCCTTAGACCTGGAGTGGGAAGATGAAGAAG GAATGAATAGGATGCTGCCCATGAGGGAGCGCTccaagacagaggaagacatccTGCGGGCAGCACTGAAGTGCAGCAGCAAGAAGGGCAGCAACCCCACGTCCGCCTCGGATGACTCCAACGGGCTGGAGTGGGAGAACGACTTTGTCAGTGCTGAGATGGACGACAACGGCAACTCCGAGTACTCTGGGTTTGTGAACCCTGTGTTAGAATTGTCGGATTCCGCCATCAAGCAGTCTGATACAGACCAGCAGATCCGATAG